From the genome of Malus domestica chromosome 04, GDT2T_hap1, one region includes:
- the LOC103408523 gene encoding uncharacterized protein, whose translation MSSLITAEIKSKADELYHGDEICQQKAKQLLSEISLPNGLLPLKDIEECGIIRETGFVWLKQKKSYTHKFEKIGKLVSYAPEVTAIVEKGKIKKLTGVKTKELLVWVQLSDIYVDDPPTGKITFKTPAGLFRTFPVSAFEVEESACEKDGKGKEVKEEVKGVVEV comes from the coding sequence ATGTCCTCTCTCATCACAGCAGAGATCAAGTCCAAAGCAGATGAGCTCTACCATGGAGACGAAATCTGCCAACAAAAAGCAAAGCAGCTTCTCTCAGAAATCTCCCTCCCCAATGGCCTCTTGCCCCTCAAGGACATTGAGGAGTGTGGGATTATCCGAGAAACTGGCTTTGTGTGGCTCAAACAGAAGAAGAGCTACACCCACAAGTTTGAGAAAATTGGGAAGTTGGTCAGTTATGCCCCCGAGGTCACAGCCATTGTTGAGAAGGGCAAGATCAAGAAGCTGACAGGGGTGAAGACCAAGGAGCTCTTGGTGTGGGTGCAGCTCAGTGACATTTACGTTGATGACCCTCCAACTGGGAAGATCACCTTCAAGACCCCTGCTGGGTTGTTTAGGACTTTTCCTGTAAGTGCTTTTGAGGTTGAGGAAAGTGCTTGTGAGAAGGATGGGAAGGGGAAGGAGGTGAAGGAGGAGGTCAAGGGAGTTGTGGAGGTTTGA
- the LOC103433860 gene encoding calmodulin-binding protein 25-like: protein MASSENVASMMEPWAFRPNTFADSWISDAFSRDTKTLTMALQKSLSGNNPEPLDSSSADFFMPFLNTIAQTPEAAPTPTVSGLSGSDDLDSAAAPLKRQQRNAIPVANGSGKVSKRKSRASKRSQTTFITADPSNFRQMVQQVTGVRFGNGQVTMPSVLKPEPQRHGSRLAGGVGLCMPTLDTSAYLLDQPNQEPQLAGPISTRIATGPGPNTTLTGSGPVSFGSTGGVDVAPGGAVGHGYRGKGSKWHFNLLYHHRVHDSLALGIEPKTKKLCYSI from the exons ATGGCGTCGTCAGAGAACGTGGCGAGCATGATGGAGCCGTGGGCTTTCAGGCCCAACACCTTCGCCGACTCCTGGATCTCCGACGCCTTTTCCCGCGACACCAAAACCCTCACCATGGCGCTCCAGAAGTCCCTCTCCGGAAACAACCCGGAGCCGCTCGATTCTTCCTCCGCCGATTTTTTCATGCCTTTTCTCAACACCATCGCTCAAACACCCGAAGCGGCCCCCACCCCCACCGTTTCGGGACTCTCCGGCTCGGACGATTTGGATTCGGCTGCCGCTCCCCTTAAACGCCAGCAGAGAAACGCGATTCCGGTGGCGAATGGTAGTGGTAAGGTTTCGAAACGCAAGTCTCGCGCGTCGAAACGGTCCCAGACGACTTTCATCACGGCGGACCCGAGCAACTTCCGACAGATGGTGCAACAGGTGACCGGCGTAAGATTCGGTAACGGACAAGTCACTATGCCGTCGGTTCTGAAGCCGGAGCCACAGAGACACGGTAGCCGGTTGGCCGGTGGTGTCGGCCTCTGCATGCCGACCCTCGATACGTCTGCGTATCTTTTGGATCAGCCCAATCAAGAGCCGCAGCTAGCGGGCCCCATTTCAACTAGGATAGCTACTGGGCCTGGGCCCAACACCACGTTGACCGGGTCCGGCCCAGTGTCATTCGGGTCTACGGGTGGCGTCGACGTCGCTCCTGGCGGCGCCGTTGGGCATGGGTATAGAGGAAAAGG GTCGAAATGGCATTTCAACCTCCTCTACCATCATCGAGTACATGATTCACTAGCACTAGGAATTGAACCAAAGACGAAAAAATTATGTTATTCAATTTGA
- the LOC103434068 gene encoding uncharacterized protein gives MSSLITAEIKSKADELYHGDEICQQKAKQLLSEISLPNGLLPLKDVEECGIIRETGFVWLKQKKSYTHKFEKIGKLVSYAPEITAIVEKGKIKKLTGVKTKELLVWVQLSDIYVDDPPTGKITFKTPAGLFRTFLVSAYGKE, from the coding sequence ATGTCCTCTCTTATCACAGCAGAGATCAAGTCCAAAGCAGATGAGCTCTACCATGGAGATGAAATCTGCCAACAAAAAGCAAAGCAGCTTCTCTCAGAAATCTCCCTCCCCAATGGCCTCTTGCCCCTCAAGGACGTTGAGGAGTGTGGGATTATCAGAGAAACTGGCTTTGTGTGGCTCAAGCAGAAGAAGAGCTACACTCACAAGTTTGAGAAAATTGGGAAGTTGGTCAGTTATGCCCCTGAGATCACAGCCATTGTTGAGAAGGGCAAGATCAAGAAGCTGACAGGGGTGAAGACCAAGGAGCTCTTGGTGTGGGTGCAGCTCAGTGACATTTACGTTGATGACCCTCCAACTGGGAAGATCACCTTCAAGACCCCTGCTGGGTTGTTTAGGACTTTTCTTGTAAGTGCGTACGGAAAAGAATGA
- the LOC108173259 gene encoding intermediate cleaving peptidase 55, mitochondrial, protein MGIVENEYLVLEDVGCELRGYVSDLTRIWPSYGSFSSAQEELYNLILQTNKISVELCEPGDNIREIHNFSVEMLHKGLKEIGILKDSRSNSYHQMNPTSIGFSVHSLTKISVFCFSNIIRHQSDYVLHLSTSDLAYQDVKYY, encoded by the exons ATGGGGATTGTTGAGAATGAGTatcttgtcttggaggatgttGGTTGCGAGCTTCGTGGTTATGTCAGTGATCTTACTCGCATCTGGCCATCCTATGGCAGCTTCTCGTCAGCTCAA GAAGAGCTCTACAATCTTATTCTGCAAACAAACAAGATATCTGTGGAGCTTTGTGAACCTGGTGATAACATTCGAGAAATACACAACTTTTCA GTTGAAATGCTTCACAAAGGACTCAAGGAGATCGGAATTCTGAAGGACTCTAGAAGCAATTCCTACCATCAGATGAATCCAACTTCCATAGGTTTCTCTGTTCATTCCTTGACAAAAAtttcagttttttgtttttccaataTAATACGGCATCAATCAGACTATGTTCTTCATCTGTCTACGTCTGACTTGGCTTATCAAGATGTCAAGTACTACTAA